DNA from Halobaculum sp. XH14:
GGTGTCCTCGATGGTGTCGTCCATGTACACCTCGTAGCCGTACCCCTTGATGCGCGAGCGGAGCGCGGGGTGCATGTTCTCCATCGCGTCGAGGTTGCCCGCCGCGACCATGACGAAGTCCGTCGGGACGGGTTCGGTCTGGACCATGGCGCCCGAGGAGCGCTCGGACTGGCCCGTGATGGAGAACGCGCCCTCCTGGATCGCGGTCATCAGCTTCTGCTGGGACCGGATGTCGAGGGTGTTGATCTCGTCGACGAACAGCACGCCCTTGTTCGACTTGTGGATGGCGCCGGCCTCGACGCGGTCGTGGCTCGGCGTCTCCATCCCGCCCGACTGGAACGGGTCGTGGCGGACGTCGCCCAGCAGCGCGCCGGCGTGGGCGCCGGTCGCGTCCTCGAAGGGCGCGGTCTTCGTGTCCGCGTTGTTCACCAGCAGGTTCGGGATCATCGCGTCGGAGCCGCGCGAACTGTAGCGGAACGCGAGGTAGATGATCCCGGCGGCGATGATGCCGATGAGGATGTTCCCGATGGCCAGCAGCGCGTAGCCGAGCACCACCGCGATGATGATCCACATGAGGAACGTCCGCATCTGGTTTCGCTTGCGGGCCTCCTCCTTGTGGGCCTCCACGATCTGTTCACCTTTGCCCGCCGGGACCGTCCGGACCTTCGGGTTGTTCCCGTCGTCCGGGTTGTGGTAGACGAGGACGTCCTGGAGCTCCTCGGGCGGGAGGAGTTCCGACATCGCCTTGGCCAGCATCGACTTGCCCGTCCCGGGCGAGCCGATCATCATCACGTGCCGACGCTGTTTGGCCGCTTTCATCACCACGTCGCGGGCGTGTTCCTGCCCGATGACCTGGTCCACGAGACGGTCGGGGACTCTGATCTCGCCGGTCGAGTCGATGACGAGGCCGCCCAGCAGGTCGTCCTCGGACTCCTCGTCGATCTCGGCTTCGATCTCGACGTCGCTGCCGAGGTCCTCGATGGATCCCTCCTCCTCGGAGGGCCGGTCGGGATCCTCGAACGGCCCGTCACCCGTCGTCCCGTTAGACCCGGGATCGTCGACGACTGGCGCGTCCTCCGCGGGCACGCCGCCGCGACTGTCGTTCGAATCGTTACTCATAGAATCGTTGCTACCCGATTCGAGGGCCCGTGAACTGATATACTTTCTCCCCTTACGTGACGTCAGCAACCGGAGCCAGACGCACCGTAGTCGGCTCGATACGGCCGTTTTCCTGATTCGAGGCGTCTCGCCGGGCTTATAAACTCAGCGGGAGATACCGACTCGTATGCGGGGGTTCTACATCGGCCGGTTCCAGCCGTTCCACGACGGCCACCACCACATGGTCGAGGAGATCGCGGACGAGGTCGACGAACTCGTCCTCGGAATCGGTTCGGCCGGCGACTCCCACACGATGCGGAACCCCTTCACGGCCGGCGAGCGCATCATGATGGTGAGCAAGTCGGTCGACGAACTCGACCTGCGAACGTACCCCGTGCCGATCGAGGACCTCGACCGCAACTCGGTCTGGGTGAGCCACGTCCAGTCGATGTCGCCGAAGTTCGACGTGGCCTACTCGAACAACCCGCTCGTCGTCCAGCTGTTCCGGGAGGCGGGCGTCGAGGTCCGCTCCTCGCCGATGTTCCGCCGCGAGGTGCTGGAGGGCGCGGAACTCCGCGACCGGATGGTGCGCGGGGACGGCTGGAAGACGCTCGTCCCCGACGCGGTCGTCGACGTCATCGAGGAGATCGACGGCGTGGAACGGCTCCGCCGCGTCGCCGACACGGACGCGAACGGCGACGACAGCGCCGACCCCGAGTAGATGTTCACCCTGGCCTCCGACTTCGGCTCCCCGTACCCGGCGGCGATGAGGGGCGTCCTCCTCTCGGAAACCGACGGCGAACCGCGGCTGGTCGACGTCGCCCACGACCTGCCCCGACAGGACGTGCGCGCCGCCGCGTTCTGGCTGCGGTTCGTGCTTCCCGAGTTCCCGCCGGCCGTCCACCTCGCTGTCGTCGACCCCGGCGTCGGCACCGACCGCGACGCGCTGGTCGTCAGGGCCGGCGAGCACGCGCTCGTCGGGCCGGACAACGGCTCGTTGCTGCCGCCGGCGCGGGCACTCGTGGCCGAGTCGGCGAGTGATACCGACGGCAGTGCTCCGGCTGCGGGGGTCGACGCTGACGTCGAGGTCGAAGCGTTCGCGGTCGACGTCGAGAGCCCGGCCAGCAGCACCTTCCACGGCCGGGACGTGTTCGCGCCGACCGCGGCGGCCGTCCACGACGCCGGGGTGGCGGACCTCCGCGCGCTCGACGCGCTGACGCCGACCGACGACGCCGTCGACCTGCGACTCCCCGGGGCGGACGTGGACGACGACCGCGCCGCGGGCGAGGCGCTCGTCGTCGACGACTTCGGCAACGTCGTCACGAACGTCCCCGGCTCGTTTCTCGAGGGCCTCGTCGGAACCGAACTGCTGGTCGAGACGCCGCACGGCTCGATGCGGGTCCCGGTCGTGGAGACGTTCGCCGGCGTCGACTCGGGCGACCCGCTCGTGACCGTCGGGAGCCACGGCTACGTCGAGTGCGACGTGAACCAGGGGCGCGGGGACGACGCCTTCGGGCTCGCACCCGGCGACGAACTCGCGTTCTCCCCGCAGCCGGAGTAGGCCGATCAGCCCCGAATGGACCGTCAGAGCGTGTCGAGCGCCCGCTCCTCCAGCGTCTCGACCTCCTCCTCCAGGACGTCACGCTCGAAATACAGCAGTTCGACGGTCACCACTGCCGCGGCGAGCAGGAGCATCAGGTAGAACGTGCTCGGCGTCGACGTGTAGAGGTGATACGACAGGAGGACGAGGAAGCCGGCGGCCCCGACCGTCCCGACGACGGCTGGCGCGGGGTGGACGTCCGCGTGGTCGCGGTGACGGAACGCGAGGAAGCTCATCGCGCCGAAGACGACGATGAACGAGACGGACGCGAAGTTGGTGATGACGCCCAGGCTGCCGACCGCGCTGAACGCCGCCGTGATCGCGCCGAGCACGAGCAACGTCCGGCGCGGGACGCCGCTCGCGCTCGAATCGCCGACCCGATCGGGCAGCAGGTCCTTCGAGAGCATCCCCTTCGCGAAGTAGCCCGCCGAGAACAGCGTCGCGTTGATCGCGCTGCCCGTCGAGAACAGCGCCGACAGCGAGACGAGCAGCGCGCCCGCGCCGGCGAGTCCGACCACGCCCCCGACGCGGGCCGCGGCGTCCGTCAGCGCCGTGTGAGGGTTCGACTGGATCGCCTCCGGGGCCAGGTTGAACGTCACGACGCCGACGAGCACGTAAACGAGGACGGCGGCGGGGATCGAGACGTACACCGCCTTCCTGATCGTCGGCCGGGCGTCCTCGATTCCCTCCTGGTCGTAGAAGAGCAACTGCCACCCCTGGAACGCGACGAACGAGACGGCCGCGGCCATCACCGGTCCGAACGAGGTGAGCCCCGAGAAGCCGTACCGGGTCGGCTCCGGGGAGACGGCGTAGCCGTAAGCCAGCCCCGCGAGGCCGAACGCGACGAGGATGGCGACCTTCAGCCCGACGAGGACGTTCTCCGCGGACCCGGTCGCCCGCGCGCCCAGCAGGTTCAGGCCGACGAACGCGGCGACGACGAGGACGGAGAC
Protein-coding regions in this window:
- the lonB gene encoding ATP-dependent protease LonB — encoded protein: MSNDSNDSRGGVPAEDAPVVDDPGSNGTTGDGPFEDPDRPSEEEGSIEDLGSDVEIEAEIDEESEDDLLGGLVIDSTGEIRVPDRLVDQVIGQEHARDVVMKAAKQRRHVMMIGSPGTGKSMLAKAMSELLPPEELQDVLVYHNPDDGNNPKVRTVPAGKGEQIVEAHKEEARKRNQMRTFLMWIIIAVVLGYALLAIGNILIGIIAAGIIYLAFRYSSRGSDAMIPNLLVNNADTKTAPFEDATGAHAGALLGDVRHDPFQSGGMETPSHDRVEAGAIHKSNKGVLFVDEINTLDIRSQQKLMTAIQEGAFSITGQSERSSGAMVQTEPVPTDFVMVAAGNLDAMENMHPALRSRIKGYGYEVYMDDTIEDTPEMRRKYARFVAQEVAKDGRLPEFDREAVEEVILEARRRAGRKDHLTLKMRNLGGLVRVSGDIARGEDADVVTREHVLQAKGRSRSIEQQLADDYIERRKDYELQVSEGFQIGRVNGLAVMGEDSGIMLPVMAEVTPSQGPGQVIATGQLQDMAEEAVQNVSAIIKKFSDEDITEKDIHIQFVQTGQQGVDGDSASITVATAVISALENVGVDQSLAMTGSLSVRGDVLPVGGVTHKIEAAAKSGCDTVIIPKANEQDVMIEEEYEEMVEIIPVSHISEVLEVALEGEPEKDSLVDRLKNITGSALEKAGEGQGTRGPSSPSPQ
- a CDS encoding nicotinamide-nucleotide adenylyltransferase, translating into MRGFYIGRFQPFHDGHHHMVEEIADEVDELVLGIGSAGDSHTMRNPFTAGERIMMVSKSVDELDLRTYPVPIEDLDRNSVWVSHVQSMSPKFDVAYSNNPLVVQLFREAGVEVRSSPMFRREVLEGAELRDRMVRGDGWKTLVPDAVVDVIEEIDGVERLRRVADTDANGDDSADPE
- a CDS encoding SAM hydrolase/SAM-dependent halogenase family protein, yielding MFTLASDFGSPYPAAMRGVLLSETDGEPRLVDVAHDLPRQDVRAAAFWLRFVLPEFPPAVHLAVVDPGVGTDRDALVVRAGEHALVGPDNGSLLPPARALVAESASDTDGSAPAAGVDADVEVEAFAVDVESPASSTFHGRDVFAPTAAAVHDAGVADLRALDALTPTDDAVDLRLPGADVDDDRAAGEALVVDDFGNVVTNVPGSFLEGLVGTELLVETPHGSMRVPVVETFAGVDSGDPLVTVGSHGYVECDVNQGRGDDAFGLAPGDELAFSPQPE
- a CDS encoding APC family permease, which translates into the protein MSGRSGLGLTEAVSMALGGMIGGGIYAVLGVVTGITGATTWFAFLLAGVVALCAGYSYVKLNEMADQNGGSVTFVQHFTGNSTLAGMVGWTLLFGYVGSMAMYAFAFAEFGLTLPGVPDSVAGLPLRPVVSVLVVAAFVGLNLLGARATGSAENVLVGLKVAILVAFGLAGLAYGYAVSPEPTRYGFSGLTSFGPVMAAAVSFVAFQGWQLLFYDQEGIEDARPTIRKAVYVSIPAAVLVYVLVGVVTFNLAPEAIQSNPHTALTDAAARVGGVVGLAGAGALLVSLSALFSTGSAINATLFSAGYFAKGMLSKDLLPDRVGDSSASGVPRRTLLVLGAITAAFSAVGSLGVITNFASVSFIVVFGAMSFLAFRHRDHADVHPAPAVVGTVGAAGFLVLLSYHLYTSTPSTFYLMLLLAAAVVTVELLYFERDVLEEEVETLEERALDTL